A section of the Quatrionicoccus australiensis genome encodes:
- a CDS encoding TIGR03862 family flavoprotein translates to MPRIAIIGGGPAGLMAAEVIAAASENCPAGTVDRLEVLVFDAMPSLGRKFLMAGKGGMNITHAEPLPAFISRYGERHGEVGAWLARFGPAALRDWIHGLGIQTFVGTSDRVFPTEMKAAPLLRAWLHRLRELGVQFHVRHRWLGWTADRKLRFATPAGELECTADAVVLALGGGSWAKLGSDGAWVPLLCERDVAVSPLKPANCGFDVAWSSHFSERFAGHPVKPVVASVAGLSRQGEFNITAGGIEGGLVYALSAPLRDTLERDGKAALTLDLAPGRTLQRLTADLARPRGRDSLANHLRRRVGLDGVKAGLLRELCPPEALTDTASLAAAIKALPLPVQASRPIDEAISSAGGIDFAGLDARLMLRGLPGVFAAGEMLDWEAPTGGYLLTACFASGRVAGEGVLAWLASSDPQDFFR, encoded by the coding sequence ATGCCACGGATTGCCATCATCGGTGGCGGTCCGGCGGGCTTGATGGCGGCGGAGGTGATTGCCGCCGCCTCTGAAAATTGCCCGGCCGGGACGGTCGACCGTCTGGAAGTGCTGGTTTTCGATGCCATGCCCTCGCTCGGGCGCAAGTTCCTGATGGCGGGCAAGGGCGGCATGAACATCACGCATGCCGAACCGCTGCCCGCTTTCATTTCCCGCTATGGCGAGCGCCATGGCGAAGTTGGCGCCTGGCTGGCGCGTTTTGGCCCGGCGGCGCTGCGCGACTGGATCCACGGTCTGGGCATCCAGACCTTTGTCGGTACTTCCGATCGCGTCTTTCCGACCGAAATGAAGGCCGCGCCGCTGTTGCGCGCCTGGCTGCACCGTCTGCGCGAGCTTGGCGTGCAGTTCCATGTCCGGCATCGCTGGCTGGGCTGGACGGCCGACCGGAAATTGCGGTTTGCAACGCCGGCCGGTGAGCTCGAATGCACGGCCGATGCGGTTGTCCTGGCACTGGGCGGTGGCAGCTGGGCCAAGCTTGGCTCGGATGGCGCCTGGGTGCCCTTGCTGTGCGAACGCGACGTTGCCGTTTCGCCGCTGAAGCCGGCCAATTGCGGTTTCGATGTGGCCTGGAGCAGCCATTTCAGTGAGCGCTTTGCCGGGCATCCGGTCAAGCCGGTGGTCGCCTCCGTTGCAGGGTTGAGCCGGCAGGGCGAGTTCAACATCACGGCGGGCGGTATCGAAGGCGGTCTGGTTTATGCGCTGTCGGCGCCCTTGCGCGACACCCTTGAACGCGACGGCAAGGCGGCGCTGACGCTGGATCTGGCGCCCGGCCGTACGCTGCAGCGACTGACTGCCGATCTGGCACGGCCGCGCGGGCGCGATTCCCTGGCCAATCATCTGCGCCGGCGGGTTGGCCTGGATGGGGTCAAGGCCGGTTTGCTGCGCGAATTGTGCCCGCCCGAGGCGTTGACCGATACGGCCAGCCTGGCCGCGGCGATCAAGGCATTACCCCTGCCGGTGCAGGCAAGCCGCCCGATCGATGAAGCGATCAGCAGTGCCGGCGGAATTGATTTTGCCGGCCTCGATGCGCGCCTGATGCTGCGCGGCTTGCCGGGCGTCTTTGCGGCGGGGGAAATGCTCGACTGGGAAGCGCCGACCGGCGGCTATCTGCTGACCGCCTGTTTTGCCAGCGGGCGAGTGGCCGGCGAAGGCGTCCTTGCCTGGCTGGCGAGCAGTGATCCGCAAGATTTTTTCAGGTAA
- a CDS encoding response regulator produces MTQTCILVVDDEPIGRETLAENLSEEGYAVVEADSGEAAWRLIDADPERFDAILLDRMMPDMDGIEILRRVKLRPDMMHVPVIMQTGMTADADVLEGLQAGAYYYLTKPFSADTLLAIVAAATRDYRGHKELAEAVQRQSSTLSCLVQARFVFNTPEEARDLAALAAHAAPDPGRVALGLSELMLNAVEHGNLAIGYDQKSKLIEDGCLHEEISRLLEQPEFNGKYAELEIERSAGELVFTIRDQGAGFDWQAYLEMSPERAFDTHGRGIAMSRMISFDTLEYRGRGNEVKALIRL; encoded by the coding sequence TTGACGCAGACGTGCATACTGGTCGTTGATGATGAGCCGATTGGCCGGGAAACGCTGGCCGAGAATTTGAGCGAAGAAGGTTATGCGGTCGTCGAGGCGGACTCGGGAGAGGCGGCCTGGCGCCTGATCGATGCCGATCCCGAGCGCTTTGACGCGATCCTGCTCGATCGCATGATGCCCGACATGGATGGCATCGAAATCCTGCGCCGGGTCAAGCTGCGGCCGGACATGATGCATGTCCCGGTCATCATGCAGACCGGCATGACCGCCGATGCCGATGTGCTCGAAGGCCTGCAGGCCGGCGCCTACTATTACCTGACCAAGCCTTTTTCCGCCGACACGCTGCTGGCGATCGTCGCTGCGGCGACCCGCGATTACCGTGGCCACAAGGAGCTGGCCGAGGCGGTGCAGCGCCAGAGCAGCACGCTCTCCTGTCTGGTGCAGGCACGTTTTGTCTTCAATACGCCGGAAGAGGCGCGTGACCTGGCGGCTCTGGCTGCCCATGCCGCACCCGATCCCGGACGTGTTGCGCTGGGCTTGTCGGAGCTGATGCTCAATGCCGTCGAGCATGGCAACCTTGCCATTGGTTATGACCAGAAGTCGAAACTCATCGAAGACGGCTGCCTGCATGAAGAAATCAGCCGTCTGCTGGAGCAGCCGGAATTCAACGGGAAATATGCCGAACTGGAAATCGAGCGCTCCGCTGGTGAGCTCGTTTTCACCATCCGTGACCAGGGAGCCGGTTTCGACTGGCAGGCTTATCTCGAGATGAGTCCGGAGCGGGCTTTTGATACCCATGGCCGGGGTATTGCCATGTCACGCATGATCAGTTTTGACACGCTTGAGTACCGTGGTCGCGGTAACGAGGTGAAGGCACTTATCCGCCTTTGA
- a CDS encoding transglutaminase family protein yields the protein MDKTPVRYHVLHETTYDYGCNISLSQQQLHLSPRILAWQQIEEQCITIKPVPTWRRDGQDAFGNPVTWMAFHTPHDSLRISSVMAVAVMPHLPVDLESSLPWEDVRERLAYDASAPKPEDLDAMRFLFESAHVRIKHELADYAADCFPPETPVLVGAQALMAKIFREFKFDPEATTVSTPVMEVLEKKRGVCQDFAHLMIACLRALGLSARYVSGYLLTRPPPGKPRLIGADASHAWVSVYAPGFGDNWVDFDPTNNLLPDTEHITVAIGRDFGDISPLRGIILGGGGAEPEVAVTVTPLDEEELPPELLEKSAAKTPKAPEADARKA from the coding sequence ATGGACAAGACTCCCGTCCGTTATCACGTACTGCACGAAACGACCTACGACTACGGTTGCAACATTTCCCTGTCGCAGCAGCAATTGCATCTTTCGCCGCGCATTCTTGCCTGGCAGCAGATCGAGGAACAGTGCATCACGATCAAGCCGGTGCCGACCTGGCGCCGCGATGGTCAGGATGCCTTCGGCAATCCGGTGACCTGGATGGCCTTCCATACGCCGCATGACAGTCTGCGCATCAGTTCGGTGATGGCAGTTGCAGTCATGCCGCATCTGCCGGTCGATCTGGAAAGCTCGCTGCCCTGGGAAGACGTGCGCGAACGCCTGGCCTACGATGCGTCGGCACCGAAGCCGGAGGATCTCGATGCGATGCGCTTCCTGTTTGAAAGTGCCCACGTCCGCATCAAGCACGAGCTGGCTGATTACGCCGCCGACTGTTTTCCGCCGGAAACGCCGGTGCTGGTTGGTGCCCAGGCGCTGATGGCGAAAATCTTCCGCGAGTTCAAGTTCGATCCGGAGGCGACCACGGTGTCGACGCCGGTCATGGAAGTTCTCGAAAAGAAACGCGGCGTCTGCCAGGACTTCGCTCACCTGATGATTGCCTGTCTGCGTGCGCTCGGCCTGTCGGCACGCTATGTCAGCGGTTACCTGCTGACCCGGCCACCGCCCGGCAAGCCGCGTTTGATCGGTGCCGATGCCTCGCACGCCTGGGTTTCGGTCTATGCGCCGGGCTTCGGCGACAACTGGGTCGATTTCGATCCGACCAACAACCTGCTGCCGGATACCGAGCACATCACGGTCGCCATCGGCCGCGATTTCGGCGATATCTCGCCGCTGCGCGGCATCATCCTGGGTGGCGGCGGGGCCGAACCGGAAGTCGCCGTGACGGTGACGCCGCTCGACGAGGAAGAGCTGCCGCCGGAGTTGCTTGAAAAGTCCGCTGCAAAAACGCCGAAAGCGCCGGAAGCCGACGCCAGGAAAGCCTGA
- a CDS encoding ATP-binding protein, translating into MPEPKAISELPRWFIPSLILVFVLQIVGGALLYKTEHKQMLEKAGQQLLAVAELKSRQISDWRHERVADGQVISEDRELGSQIDGWLKRPDARTEQQLRERFQSLLKNHHYHDIMLLDSDSNIRLNLTVHKTSRPADFALYQELAAKSRQAGLTDFHRDQGNELFHISVIVPLFADRGTRWIGSLVMQIAPGDFLFPTLQSWPLASRSAETLLVRRDEDQVLFLNELHKRPATASQLRISSEKKETPAVRAVFDKASGIVEGPDYSGTPVIAALQSIPDSSWHIVTKIDREEALAEWMLASRLIIALSIGVLLATASIFGFIYQQRGTRHYRGLFETESSTRAEQERFRIAFNASPMATSIVRTDNGCFVDANDNYRRYFGWSREEMLGKTGIELGLWIDQTARSAWVAKLLEQGSALNHETQWRDKSGKLRDIQLSAAIIDIDGISHILSFASDVTERRQAEAELMEYRRRLEAMVSERTSQLAMAKEYAERGSRAKSAFLANMSHEIRTPLNAVIGLTHLIRRDASDPLQKERLSRVEDSAQHLLNVINDILDISKIEAEKLQLEESDFSISRLIGETLEMIEYRSHDKGLVLYAELSPHLPPAVHGDPKRLQQILLNFLSNAVKFTEHGQIRVHAEVAEQSSEQILLRIEVSDTGIGIEPGIQERLFRPFEQADDSTTRRFGGTGLGLAISRQLARLMGGDTGMRSQPGKGSTFWMTVRLGIAATTIESRQAPAVDVDLEAEIRKTRQTAHILLVEDDPLSQEVALELLRHAGLVADLAENGKQAVEMAEKTAYDLILMDMQMPVLNGLEATRRILALPERAATRVVAMTANAFSEDREACLAVGMVDHIGKPVNPEVLYAKLLHWLPAVSTPALLLQPPANLIAENIDPGVAATLERLAALPGLHTAAGLHALNGKAERYISLLRKYLERHAGIADEIRVALGSGDNATARRLAHTEKGASATLGLEGIRAAAAALELAIRENQTEQLATLTNELEAVHSQLRASVLRAIVEERVVLAIDSNSDSGQLIEQLRALLAEDNMNSLNLAQQSAGILSALLGSDYPDFRRQLDNFDFPQALLLLKNRLVLNDSSN; encoded by the coding sequence ATGCCCGAACCCAAGGCCATCTCGGAATTACCTCGCTGGTTCATACCCAGCCTGATACTCGTCTTCGTCTTGCAGATTGTTGGCGGGGCACTGCTCTACAAAACCGAGCACAAACAGATGCTGGAGAAAGCCGGTCAGCAACTGCTGGCTGTCGCCGAACTCAAGTCCCGACAAATCTCCGACTGGCGCCACGAACGGGTGGCGGATGGCCAGGTCATCAGCGAGGACCGGGAACTGGGCAGCCAGATCGACGGCTGGCTGAAGCGACCTGACGCCAGGACGGAACAGCAACTACGCGAGCGCTTCCAGTCATTGCTCAAGAACCACCACTACCACGACATCATGCTGCTCGACAGCGACAGCAATATCCGGCTGAACTTGACTGTTCACAAGACAAGCCGACCGGCCGACTTCGCTCTTTATCAGGAACTGGCCGCGAAATCCCGCCAGGCCGGCCTTACCGATTTTCACCGGGACCAGGGTAACGAACTGTTTCACATCTCGGTCATTGTCCCGCTGTTTGCCGACCGCGGCACCCGCTGGATCGGTTCGCTGGTCATGCAGATCGCCCCCGGCGACTTCCTTTTCCCAACCCTGCAATCCTGGCCGCTGGCCAGTCGCTCCGCGGAAACGCTCCTCGTCCGCCGTGATGAAGATCAGGTCCTGTTTCTCAATGAGCTGCACAAGCGCCCGGCCACAGCCTCGCAACTGCGCATTTCCTCGGAAAAGAAGGAGACACCGGCCGTGCGTGCGGTCTTCGACAAAGCGAGCGGCATCGTTGAAGGCCCCGACTATAGCGGCACACCCGTCATTGCCGCCCTCCAGTCGATACCGGACTCGTCCTGGCACATCGTCACCAAGATAGATCGCGAGGAAGCGCTCGCCGAATGGATGCTGGCCTCCCGTCTGATCATTGCCCTGTCCATCGGAGTGCTATTGGCGACAGCCAGCATTTTCGGCTTCATTTACCAGCAACGGGGAACCCGCCATTACCGTGGGCTGTTCGAAACGGAAAGTTCGACCCGGGCCGAGCAGGAGCGATTCCGCATCGCCTTCAACGCCAGTCCGATGGCAACCTCGATAGTCCGCACCGACAATGGCTGCTTTGTCGATGCCAATGACAACTATCGGCGTTACTTCGGCTGGAGCCGCGAGGAAATGCTCGGCAAGACGGGGATCGAACTCGGGCTGTGGATTGATCAGACCGCGCGTTCGGCATGGGTTGCAAAACTGCTCGAACAGGGTTCGGCGCTTAATCACGAAACACAGTGGCGTGACAAATCAGGAAAGCTGCGCGACATCCAGCTCTCTGCAGCGATCATCGATATCGACGGGATATCGCATATTCTCAGCTTTGCGTCCGATGTCACCGAACGCCGCCAGGCAGAAGCCGAACTGATGGAATACCGGCGCCGTCTGGAAGCCATGGTCAGCGAGCGAACCAGTCAGTTGGCCATGGCCAAGGAGTACGCCGAACGCGGCAGTCGTGCCAAGAGCGCCTTCCTGGCCAACATGAGCCATGAAATCCGCACCCCGCTCAATGCCGTGATCGGGCTGACCCACCTGATCCGGCGCGATGCCAGTGATCCGTTGCAGAAAGAACGGCTTAGCCGGGTCGAGGATTCGGCACAACACCTGCTCAACGTCATCAACGACATTCTCGACATCTCGAAGATCGAAGCCGAGAAACTCCAGCTTGAGGAAAGCGATTTCTCGATCTCGCGCCTGATCGGCGAAACGCTGGAAATGATCGAATATCGCAGCCACGACAAAGGGCTGGTGCTATACGCCGAGCTGTCGCCACATCTCCCGCCGGCCGTGCACGGCGACCCCAAGCGCCTGCAGCAGATCCTGCTCAATTTCCTGTCCAATGCAGTCAAGTTCACCGAGCATGGCCAGATCCGGGTGCATGCGGAAGTCGCCGAGCAAAGCAGCGAGCAGATACTGCTGCGTATCGAAGTCAGCGATACCGGCATCGGTATCGAACCCGGCATCCAGGAACGCCTGTTCCGCCCCTTTGAACAAGCCGATGACTCGACGACCCGGCGCTTTGGCGGCACCGGTCTCGGCCTCGCCATCAGTCGCCAGCTCGCCCGCCTGATGGGCGGCGATACCGGCATGCGCAGCCAGCCCGGCAAAGGCAGCACGTTCTGGATGACGGTTCGCCTGGGCATTGCCGCAACAACAATCGAAAGCAGGCAAGCGCCAGCGGTCGACGTCGATCTGGAGGCAGAAATCCGCAAGACCCGTCAGACTGCACACATCCTGCTGGTCGAAGACGACCCGCTCAGTCAGGAGGTCGCGCTCGAACTGCTGCGTCACGCCGGACTCGTTGCCGATCTCGCAGAGAATGGAAAGCAGGCCGTCGAGATGGCGGAAAAGACAGCCTACGACCTGATCCTGATGGACATGCAGATGCCGGTGCTGAATGGTCTGGAGGCCACCCGGCGTATTCTCGCCCTGCCGGAACGGGCTGCAACCCGGGTCGTCGCGATGACCGCGAATGCCTTCAGCGAAGACCGGGAGGCCTGCCTGGCCGTCGGCATGGTCGACCACATCGGCAAACCGGTCAATCCCGAAGTCCTCTACGCCAAACTCCTGCACTGGTTGCCGGCGGTCAGCACCCCGGCCCTGTTGCTGCAGCCGCCGGCCAACCTGATTGCAGAGAATATCGATCCCGGTGTCGCAGCGACGCTTGAACGCCTGGCTGCGCTACCCGGCCTGCACACTGCAGCCGGACTCCACGCGCTGAATGGCAAGGCAGAACGCTACATCAGTCTGCTGCGCAAATATCTTGAGCGTCATGCCGGCATCGCCGACGAAATCCGTGTCGCACTGGGCAGTGGTGACAACGCCACGGCTCGCCGCCTGGCCCATACCGAAAAAGGCGCCTCGGCAACCCTCGGGCTGGAAGGCATCCGTGCTGCAGCTGCCGCACTGGAACTCGCCATTCGCGAGAACCAGACGGAGCAACTCGCCACCCTGACCAATGAACTGGAAGCCGTCCACAGCCAATTGCGGGCAAGCGTACTCCGCGCAATCGTTGAAGAAAGGGTGGTGTTGGCTATCGACAGCAACAGCGATAGCGGACAGCTGATCGAGCAACTACGTGCACTGCTTGCAGAAGACAACATGAACAGCCTCAACCTGGCACAGCAGTCGGCCGGTATCCTGAGCGCACTGCTCGGCTCCGACTATCCGGACTTCCGCCGCCAGCTCGACAATTTCGATTTCCCGCAGGCGCTGCTCCTGCTGAAGAACCGGCTGGTCCTCAACGACAGCAGCAATTAG